The following is a genomic window from Amycolatopsis sp. BJA-103.
CGGTGGGGAGCACCCAGCGCAGGCCCCGGCGGGCACGGTTCGCCCTCGGCTGATCGATGTGGAAGTCCGCCCGGCAGGCCATCGTTTCTTCTCCCCGTGGTGACGGGTGTTTACCGACGCTTTCCTGAATACCGGGACGGTGGGAGATTGTCGATGCGAAACGGCCTCGCCGTCACGGTTTTAGCATCCGGCTCGGGGTGCGCGCCGGAATTCTTGTCATCCGGGTCGTCATTACCGGACGTGTCCGGCGACACGCTGACGCACCAGCCGTTCTACCCGTTATTTTGACGCCTGACAACGGAAAGGCGGGACATGGCCCTTCAAACGCGCACACTGACCCTGCACGGGCAGGAAATCCGCTTGCGGGAATACCTGCCGTCCACAAAGGACATCGCAGGTGAACCGCTCGTGCTGCTGCACGGGATCTCCGGCAGCGGTGAGACCTGGGTGCCGTTGCTCGACCACTTCGAGCGGACCGGGTTCGACCGCCGCGTTCTCGTCCCCGACCTTCCGGGACACGGTGATTCGGGCTCGCCACGGGCCGACTACGGCCTCGGCGCGATGGCCAGCGTGGTCCGTGACGTCCTCGCGCTCACCGGCAACCGCCACGCGACCATCGCCGGGCACTCCCTCGGCGGCGGGATCGCGATGCAGTTCGCGTACCAGTTCCCCGAGATGTGCGCCCGGCTGGTGCTCGTCGGCAGCGCCGGGCTCGGCCCGCAGGTGACCCCGGTCCTGCGCGCGACTGCGCTGCCGGGGGCCAAGGCGACGCTGTCGGCCGCCGTCAACCCGGTCACCGTCGCGATCGCCCGCGGGATCGCCGCCGCCTGCCGCAGGCTCGGCGGGAAGCTCTCCCCCGAGACCAGGGAGCTGACACGCCACCTCTCGTCGCTGGCCGATCCGGGCAGGCGGCGGGCGTTCCTGTTCATCGCGCGCAGCCTGATCGACCTCCGCGGCCAGCGCGCGAGCGCCGTCGACAAGCTCTACCTCGCCCGGGAGGTGCCCACGCTGGTCGTCTGGGGCGCGCACGATCCGCTCATCCCGGTCGGCCACGGCCGGAAGACCAGCGAACTGCTGCCGGATAGCCGCTTGACGGTGTTCGAAAATGCGAAACACTTTCCACATGTGGCCGATCCGGCCCGGTTCGGCGGCGAGCTCGAACGCTTCCTCGCCGAGACCGCACCCGCCCGGTTGAGCCTGGACGAGGTCGTCGAGGTGCTCATCCGCGCCAGCGAGGCGGCGGAGGCGCTCGAAAAGGCCCCGGAAAAGTTGTCACCCGGGCCTCATCTCAGGCCCGCCTAAGTGTCACCCGCCGCCGGATCGGACCACCCGTTCGGGTGTAGTCCATCCAGGTGGCCGATCAAGGCCCCGCCAGCCGTTGACAGTCCTCTCGGCCGGATTTTATGTTGCGTGAGCCACAAAATCTGGATCGGCTTCACCGTTGAAGAGGCTGATTTTGTTGCCAGCAAGGATAAAAAACATGACCGACTTGGATACCGGGTTCTCGCGGCACGATCTGCGGACCGCACGGCCTGACCCCGACGTGCGTAACCCCGCCACCCCGCACCGCCAGCCACCGGGTCCGGTCCAGCGACCGCGCGCCTTCACGCCGGCACCGAGAACCCCAGTGGAGAACCGACCTGTGCGCAGCACCGGTGCGAATGGACTGTGGGCGTCACTGCCGAGGGATCTCGGCGAGCGGTTCCGGCCGCGAGCCGACCCCTTGGCGCGAGCCATCCTTCAGGAGGTGCAACGAGCCGTCCCCGAGTACGCGCAGCCGCTGGAAGGCGCGTTCGGACAGATCATCACGCAGGGTATCCGGCAGGCGATCCTGCACTGCCTCGATACCATCGGACAGGGGACGACGTCGCTCGACAAGTGGTCGGCGGTGTTCCGCAACC
Proteins encoded in this region:
- a CDS encoding alpha/beta fold hydrolase, which translates into the protein MALQTRTLTLHGQEIRLREYLPSTKDIAGEPLVLLHGISGSGETWVPLLDHFERTGFDRRVLVPDLPGHGDSGSPRADYGLGAMASVVRDVLALTGNRHATIAGHSLGGGIAMQFAYQFPEMCARLVLVGSAGLGPQVTPVLRATALPGAKATLSAAVNPVTVAIARGIAAACRRLGGKLSPETRELTRHLSSLADPGRRRAFLFIARSLIDLRGQRASAVDKLYLAREVPTLVVWGAHDPLIPVGHGRKTSELLPDSRLTVFENAKHFPHVADPARFGGELERFLAETAPARLSLDEVVEVLIRASEAAEALEKAPEKLSPGPHLRPA